Proteins from a genomic interval of Zingiber officinale cultivar Zhangliang chromosome 1B, Zo_v1.1, whole genome shotgun sequence:
- the LOC121981563 gene encoding cadmium/zinc-transporting ATPase HMA2-like isoform X1 gives MGEEQCKDKKINEAKYHKSYFDVLGICCTSEIPLIEKILKPLNGVKKVQVVVPTKTVIVVHDSSLISQQDILTALNKARLEASIHAYASAINVAKKWPSPYILACGLLLLLSLFRHFFHPLRWFAVAAVSIGILPIALRGIAALLRLTLDINILMLIAVAGAIALRDYSEAAFIVFLFTVAEWLETRASHKATAGMSSLMSLTPQKAVLSETGQVVHVDDVKIDTVIAVKAGEVIPIDGIVVDGHSEVDERSLTGESFPVAKHADSPVFAATLNMDGYISVRTTALAENSAVAKMTRLVEEAQNSRSSTQRLIDSCTKYYTPAVVIVAAVISSIPLITEVKHPRSWFQLALVLLVSACPCALVMSTPVATFCALLKAARLGLLIKGGDVLESLAKIKTVAFDKTGTITRGEFTIVEFQSTSSEVARNTLLY, from the exons ATGGGCGAAGAACAATGCAAAGATAAGAAAATCAATGAAGCGAAGTACCACAAGAGCTACTTCGACGTGCTAGGCATCTGCTGCACATCCGAAATCCCTTTGATCGAGAAGATTCTGAAGCCTCTTAATGGAGTCAAGAAGGTTCAAGTAGTTGTTCCAACCAAGACTGTGATAGTAGTTCATGACAGCAGCCTCATCTCACAGCAGGACATAC TTACGGCTCTGAACAAGGCAAGGCTTGAAGCTTCCATACATGCATATGCATCTGCAATTAACGTTGCCAAGAAATGGCCAAGTCCTTACATTTTAGCTTGTGGATTGCTACTGCTGCTCTCACTCTTCAGGCACTTTTTCCACCCTCTGAGATGGTTTGCAGTAGCAGCTGTTTCGATCGGCATTTTGCCAATTGCTTTGAGAGGCATTGCGGCTCTTCTACGGCTTACTCTGGACATCAACATCCTTATGCTAATTGCAG TTGCCGGCGCAATTGCGCTCAGGGACTACTCAGAAGCAGCCTTCATCGTGTTCCTCTTCACAGTTGCAGAATGGCTGGAAACGAGGGCCAGTCACAAG GCTACAGCTGGGATGTCATCACTGATGAGCTTGACTCCTCAGAAAGCTGTCCTATCTGAAACGGGTCAAGTTGTCCATGTCGACGATGTCAAGATCGATACTGTCATTGCTGTCAAAGCTGGAGAAGTAATCCCAATAGATGGGATTGTAGTTGACGGACACTCTGAAGTTGATGAGAGGAGTCTCACCGGAGAGTCCTTTCCGGTAGCCAAGCATGCGGACTCACCGGTCTTTGCCGCAACGCTCAATATGGATG GTTATATCAGTGTTCGGACAACCGCTCTCGCGGAGAATTCTGCAGTTGCTAAAATGACAAGATTGGTCGAAGAAGCACAGAACAGCAGATCGAGCACGCAGAGGTTGATAGATTCTTGCACGAAGTACTACACACCGG CCGTGGTAATCGTAGCTGCAGTGATCTCATCCATTCCTTTGATAACAGAGGTTAAACATCCCAGAAGCTGGTTTCAATTGGCGCTAGTCCTTCTCGTGAGTGCGTGCCCGTGTGCACTAGTGATGTCGACGCCTGTGGCAACTTTCTGTGCACTTCTGAAAGCAGCAAGACTAGGGCTTCTCATAAAAGGTGGAGATGTTCTTGAATCCCTGGCCAAGATAAAAACCGTGGCATTTGACAAGACGGGAACCATAACAAGAGGAGAATTCACCATTGTTGAGTTCCAATCTACAAGCAGTGAGGTCGCCCGCAATACACTTCTTTACTA G
- the LOC121981600 gene encoding beta-glucuronosyltransferase GlcAT14A-like — protein MLDPGSSMWRFRLPRSIGIPVLVVAAITLVVLSHWFIGGGWAANQKLEVAVRPLLKGPSDPPVFAYWISGTGGDAQKILRLLKAVYHPRNHYLLHLDSGCDDLERKYVAHSIESERLFEAFRNVDIVGKSYPVDRTGPSAVAATLHGAAVLLRLDADWDWFITLSAVDYPLVTQDDLLHVFTSLPRNLNFIDHTSDLGWKEYERFDKIIVDPNLFMENNTQLLITSGDRKTPNSFKLFTGSPWVILSRPFVEHCVHGSDNLPRKLLMYFANVAYSTEAYFQTVICNSPEFRNTTVNNDLRYFVWDDPPGLEPLFLNKTHLKDMTRSRAAFARKFMEEDPVLKKVDKKMLRYKSRQRCFGKSGYRAVKNLEGDPCLSQVNVNIVRPSISAMRLRSLVTELISSDRLYSNQCKI, from the exons ATGTTGGACCCAGGCAGTTCAATGTGGCGATTTAGGCTTCCTCGGTCTATAGGAATCCCAGTCCTCGTTGTCGCTGCAATTACCCTAGTAGTTCTTTCTCATTGGTTCATAGGAGGAGGATGGGCTGCTAACCAGAAACTTGAAGTTGCAGTTAGGCCTCTGTTGAAGGGGCCTTCAGATCCTCCAGTTTTTGCATATTGGATATCCGGTACTGGTGGTGATGCTCAGAAAATTTTGAGGCTTTTGAAGGCAGTATACCATCCGAGGAACCATTATCTCCTTCACTTAGACTCAGGCTGTGATGATCTTGAGAGGAAATACGTGGCACACTCCATTGAATCCGAGAGGCTATTCGAAGCTTTTAGAAATGTTGATATTGTTGGGAAGAGTTATCCAGTGGATCGAACTGGACCATCAGCAGTTGCTGCAACACTTCATGGAGCAGCAGTTCTGCTCAGGCTTGATGCGGATTGGGACTGGTTCATAACATTGAGTGCTGTGGACTATCCTCTTGTGACTCAGGATG atcttcttcatgttttcacCTCTTTGCCTAGGAATTTGAACTTCATCGATCACACAAGTGATTTAGGTTGGAAAGA GTATGAGAGGTTTGACAAAATTATTGTTGACCCCAATCTTTTTATGGAAAACAATACACAACTTTTAATCACTTCAGGAGATCGCAAGACACCAAATTCCTTCAAGTTATTCACAG GTTCTCCGTGGGTGATTCTTAGCAGACCTTTTGTGGAGCACTGTGTGCATGGCTCAGACAACCTTCCTCGAAAATTGCTTATGTACTTTGCCAATGTAGCCTACTCGACAGAAGCCTACTTCCAAACTGTGATATGCAACTCTCCAGAATTCCGAAACACAACAGTCAACAATGATCTGAGGTACTTTGTTTGGGATGATCCACCGGGATTGGAGCCCCTTTTTCTCAACAAAACACACCTGAAGGACATGACGAGGAGCAGAGCAGCGTTTGCTAGGAAGTTCATGGAAGAAGATCCTGTTCTAAAGAAGGTGGATAAGAAGATGTTAAGGTACAAATCAAGACAGCGATGCTTTGGAAAAAGTGGATACAGAGCAGTGAAGAATTTGGAAGGTGATCCCTGTTTGAGCCAGGTCAATGTCAACATTGTTAGGCCCAGTATCTCAGCGATGCGGTTGAGAAGTTTGGTGACAGAGCTTATCTCCTCAGACAGGTTGTATTCAAACCAGTGCAAAATCTGA
- the LOC121981576 gene encoding cadmium/zinc-transporting ATPase HMA2-like: MEEVHAELLPEDKVKLVGDLKSREGYTAMVGDGMNDAPALALANVGISMGISGSAVAMETSHITLMSNDIGKIVKAIRLARKMRCKIITNITFSLVTKIAILTLAFAGHSLLWAAVLADVGTCLLVISNSMMLLKTKTSSSKKCCASSHKTCSGKPKNACGSSSVCGQSGCHDHGTAKDEIILDHHHRAESPCHSHCDHAQGVDEESVHNHCMDRDHQVAESHCHSPCGQAMGIKASSTSTQEHFVSIDLWQANVGSQNQEK, encoded by the coding sequence atggaaGAAGTTCATGCGGAGCTTCTACCTGAAGACAAAGTGAAACTGGTAGGTGACCTCAAGTCGAGGGAAGGCTACACGGCCATGGTCGGCGACGGGATGAATGATGCACCAGCTTTAGCTCTGGCAAACGTAGGGATCTCGATGGGAATATCAGGTTCAGCAGTTGCCATGGAGACCAGCCACATCACCCTCATGTCGAACGACATTGGCAAGATTGTCaaggccatcagattggcaaggAAGATGCGTTGCAAAATCATCACAAACATAACCTTCTCCCTGGTCACTAAGATTGCTATTCTGACACTTGCATTTGCCGGGCACTCGCTGCTCTGGGCTGCTGTCCTTGCCGATGTTGGTACTTGCCTACTGGTGATCTCGAACAGCATGATGCTATTGAAAACAAAAACTTCTTCGAGCAAAAAGTGTTGTGCCTCGTCCCATAAAACATGCTCCGGCAAGCCAAAAAATGCATGTGGATCATCAAGCGTTTGTGGCCAATCTGGTTGCCATGATCATGGGACGGCTAAGGATGAAATAATACTAGACCACCATCACCGTGCAGAATCACCATGTCATTCCCACTGTGACCATGCACAAGGTGTTGACGAGGAAAGTGTGCACAACCATTGCATGGACAGAGATCATCAGGTGGCAGAATCACATTGCCATTCTCCTTGTGGCCAGGCAATGGGTATAAAGGCAAGCAGTACTTCAACACAAGAACACTTTGTATCAATAGATTTATGGCAAGCCAATGTCGGCTCACAGAACCAGGAAAAGTAA
- the LOC121981563 gene encoding cadmium/zinc-transporting ATPase HMA2-like isoform X2, with translation MGEEQCKDKKINEAKYHKSYFDVLGICCTSEIPLIEKILKPLNGVKKVQVVVPTKTVIVVHDSSLISQQDILTALNKARLEASIHAYASAINVAKKWPSPYILACGLLLLLSLFRHFFHPLRWFAVAAVSIGILPIALRGIAALLRLTLDINILMLIAVAGAIALRDYSEAAFIVFLFTVAEWLETRASHKATAGMSSLMSLTPQKAVLSETGQVVHVDDVKIDTVIAVKAGEVIPIDGIVVDGHSEVDERSLTGESFPVAKHADSPVFAATLNMDGYISVRTTALAENSAVAKMTRLVEEAQNSRSSTQRLIDSCTKYYTPAVVIVAAVISSIPLITEVKHPRSWFQLALVLLVSACPCALVMSTPVATFCALLKAARLGLLIKGGDVLESLAKIKTVAFDKTGTITRGEFTIVEFQSTSSEGFKY, from the exons ATGGGCGAAGAACAATGCAAAGATAAGAAAATCAATGAAGCGAAGTACCACAAGAGCTACTTCGACGTGCTAGGCATCTGCTGCACATCCGAAATCCCTTTGATCGAGAAGATTCTGAAGCCTCTTAATGGAGTCAAGAAGGTTCAAGTAGTTGTTCCAACCAAGACTGTGATAGTAGTTCATGACAGCAGCCTCATCTCACAGCAGGACATAC TTACGGCTCTGAACAAGGCAAGGCTTGAAGCTTCCATACATGCATATGCATCTGCAATTAACGTTGCCAAGAAATGGCCAAGTCCTTACATTTTAGCTTGTGGATTGCTACTGCTGCTCTCACTCTTCAGGCACTTTTTCCACCCTCTGAGATGGTTTGCAGTAGCAGCTGTTTCGATCGGCATTTTGCCAATTGCTTTGAGAGGCATTGCGGCTCTTCTACGGCTTACTCTGGACATCAACATCCTTATGCTAATTGCAG TTGCCGGCGCAATTGCGCTCAGGGACTACTCAGAAGCAGCCTTCATCGTGTTCCTCTTCACAGTTGCAGAATGGCTGGAAACGAGGGCCAGTCACAAG GCTACAGCTGGGATGTCATCACTGATGAGCTTGACTCCTCAGAAAGCTGTCCTATCTGAAACGGGTCAAGTTGTCCATGTCGACGATGTCAAGATCGATACTGTCATTGCTGTCAAAGCTGGAGAAGTAATCCCAATAGATGGGATTGTAGTTGACGGACACTCTGAAGTTGATGAGAGGAGTCTCACCGGAGAGTCCTTTCCGGTAGCCAAGCATGCGGACTCACCGGTCTTTGCCGCAACGCTCAATATGGATG GTTATATCAGTGTTCGGACAACCGCTCTCGCGGAGAATTCTGCAGTTGCTAAAATGACAAGATTGGTCGAAGAAGCACAGAACAGCAGATCGAGCACGCAGAGGTTGATAGATTCTTGCACGAAGTACTACACACCGG CCGTGGTAATCGTAGCTGCAGTGATCTCATCCATTCCTTTGATAACAGAGGTTAAACATCCCAGAAGCTGGTTTCAATTGGCGCTAGTCCTTCTCGTGAGTGCGTGCCCGTGTGCACTAGTGATGTCGACGCCTGTGGCAACTTTCTGTGCACTTCTGAAAGCAGCAAGACTAGGGCTTCTCATAAAAGGTGGAGATGTTCTTGAATCCCTGGCCAAGATAAAAACCGTGGCATTTGACAAGACGGGAACCATAACAAGAGGAGAATTCACCATTGTTGAGTTCCAATCTACAAGCAGTGAG GGTTTCAAGTATTGA
- the LOC122042553 gene encoding protein CHLOROPLAST IMPORT APPARATUS 2-like, with protein MTSCLRGGGGGGGGGTYVFDLDVVKTSSSSWCRSSQSSASSYPSSTLSELSNSPALTISIKRARTPRKRPNQIYNEAAALLSATYPAVFSAVKSPRLLLSNTTNPFHPFPEPPDLLPPLPVLNDAAFLIPTPNPPSAATAVHFHLKRKTFLTASEKDSAVSPASDVSRESNSPECPIEDDFDAESILESEVAQGIDSIIGNLTVDTSTTDSTNYPINSLLRSLVGRRISSNFELGFGLRRAPRKRDEEKQWSSNSVPMSDINPNYEPPSPPAPVGPEKIEVVNPEQGRLKAALGLRLNHEQVVRDWADRGSVFSDRCES; from the coding sequence ATGACGTCGTGCCtccgaggcggcggcggcggcggcggtggcgggACTTACGTCTTCGATCTCGACGTTGTGAAGACGTCGTCTTCGTCGTGGTGTCGTTCCTCGCAATCTTCGGCCTCTTCGTACCCTTCTTCCACCCTCTCCGAATTGAGCAACTCGCCGGCGCTAACAATATCTATCAAGAGGGCGAGGACTCCCCGGAAGCGGCCCAACCAGATATACAACGAAGCCGCCGCCCTCCTCTCCGCCACATACCCCGCCGTCTTCTCTGCCGTCAAGAGTCCAAGGCTTCTCCTTTCCAATACAACTAACCCATTCCACCCCTTTCCGGAACCCCCCGATCTCCTCCCCCCTCTGCCGGTCCTCAACGACGCCGCATTCCTAATCCCAACCCCCAATCCACCGTCCGCCGCAACCGCAGTCCACTTCCACCTCAAGCGAAAGACTTTCTTAACCGCTTCCGAGAAAGATTCCGCCGTGAGTCCAGCAAGCGACGTGTCCCGGGAGTCGAATTCGCCGGAGTGCCCCATCGAGGACGACTTCGACGCAGAATCGATTCTCGAATCAGAGGTGGCACAGGGCATCGACAGCATCATCGGCAACCTCACTGTCGACACTTCAACCACCGACTCCACGAATTACCCCATTAACTCCCTGCTCCGGAGCCTCGTTGGACGCAGAATCTCCAGCAATTTCGAGCTCGGTTTTGGATTGCGGCGGGCACCGAGAAAGAGGGATGAGGAGAAACAGTGGAGCTCAAACTCAGTGCCGATGTCAGACATAAATCCAAACTACGAGCCTCCTTCTCCTCCAGCGCCGGTAGGGCCGGAGAAAATCGAGGTCGTGAACCCGGAACAGGGGAGGCTGAAGGCTGCACTGGGGCTCAGGCTGAACCATGAACAAGTCGTGAGAGATTGGGCCGATCGCGGTTCGGTTTTCTCCGACCGGTGCGAGTCGTGA